A window from Prinia subflava isolate CZ2003 ecotype Zambia chromosome Z, Cam_Psub_1.2, whole genome shotgun sequence encodes these proteins:
- the LOC134564463 gene encoding melanopsin-like: MSTQPHTVTKVEIPGHVLYTVGACVLIIGSIGIIGNLLVLYAFYSNKKLRTPQNYFIMNLAVSDFLMSASQAPMCFVNSLHREWILGDIGCNLYAFCGALFGITSMMTLLAISVDRYLVITKPLQSIQWTSKRRTAQIIAIVWLYSLGWSVAPLLGWSSYVPEGLMISCTWDYVTYSPANRSYTMILCCCVFFIPLVIIFHCYLSMFLAIRRTGRDVQKLGSCSRKSYLSQSMKNEWKLAKIAFVVIIVFVLSWSPYACVTLIAWAGRGNSLTPYSKSVPAVIAKASAIYNPIIYAIIHPRYRKTIHKAVPCLRFLIRISKNDLLRGSINESSFRTSLCSHHSLAGRTKSTCVSSVSTGEATWSNVELDPVEPAQEKLKPRRSHSFSTSLRQEKRDLLPETCSCDTATAEKVSLSSSCLEKVLGQPVLPSPSAALVSSSLRATSLPVRLNSSSVTRGDSSTSLMSAQGSQVNGVVDSVISNAVPRIIIIPTSETNLFQEELEEEETELFHFHDKKSNLLDLEGLSSSMEFLEAVEKFLS; the protein is encoded by the exons ATGAGTACCCAGCCACACACTGTGACCAAGGTAGAGATCCCTGGCCATGTTCTTTACACTGTCGGAGCATGTGTGCTCATTATTGGCTCCATTGGCATCATCGGAAACCTCCTAGTCCTCTACGCATTTTACAG CAACAAGAAGCTGAGGACTCCCCAAAACTACTTTATAATGAATTTAGCTGTGAGTGACTTCCTGATGTCGGCTTCTCAGGCACCCATGTGCTTTGTCAACAGCTTGCACAGAGAATGGATACTTGGAGACATAG GCTGTAACTTGTATGCTTTCTGCGGAGCTCTTTTTGGGATAACCTCAATGATGACTCTGTTGGCTATCTCTGTTGACCGCTACCTGGTGATCACAAAGCCCCTGCAATCCATCCAGTGGACTTCCAAGAGACGCACTGCGCAGATCATCGCCATAGTGTGGCTCTACTCACTGGGATGGAGCGTGGCTCCGCTCCTGGGATGGA GTTCCTATGTGCCTGAGGGTTTGATGATATCCTGTACATGGGACTATGTAACCTACTCCCCTGCAAACAGAAGCTACACCATGATTTTATGCTGCTGTGTCTTTTTTATCCCCCTGGTAATAATATTCCACTGCTATTTATCGATGTTCCTGGCCATAAGGCGTACTGGCAG AGATGTTCAAAAGCTGGGGTCCTGCAGCCGGAAATCCTACCTCTCTCAGTCCATGAAGAATGAGTGGAAGCTGgcaaaaattgcttttgtgGTCATCATTGTGTTTGTCTTGTCCTGGTCTCCATATGCTTGTGTCACCTTGATTGCCTGGGCAGG tcGAGGCAACAGCCTAACACCATATTCCAAATCTGTGCCAGCAGTTATTGCCAAAGCCTCTGCAATCTACAACCCCATCATATATGCAATAATTCACCCAAGATACAG aaaaaccATCCACAAAGCTGTTCCCTGCTTGAGGTTTCTGATACGAATATCGAAGAATGACCTCCTGAGGGGATCCATAAACGAGTCATCATTCAGAACATCTCTCTGCAGCCACCACTCTCTTGCTGGAAGGACCAAGAGCACTTGTGTTTCCTCTGTTTCTACTGGAGAAGCT ACCTGGAGCAATGTAGAGCTCGACCCTGTAGAACCAGCTCAAGAGAAACTGAAGCCTCGCCGAAGTCATTCTTTCTCCACAAGTCTGAGACAAGAGAAGAGAGACCTTCTCCCAGAGACCTGCAGCTGCGATACAGCCACTGCTGAAAAG GTTTCACTCTCCTCGAGCTGTTTGGAGAAGGTGCTTGGGCAGCCTGTCCTacccagtccctctgcagcactTGTGAGCAGCTCCCTGAGAGCAACTTCCCTGCCTGTCAGATTGAATAGCAGCAGTGTCACCAGAGGAGACTCAAGTACTTCTCTTATGTCAGCTCAAGGAAGTCAAGTGAATGGAGTTGTGGATTCTGTCATTAGCAATGCAGTCCCTCGCATCATCATCATTCCTACCTCAGAGACCAATCTGTTTCAGGAAGAACTCGAAGAGGAAGAGACTGAATTATTCCACTTTCATGACAAAAAGAGCAATCTGCTGGACTTGGAAGGGCTTAGCTCATCCATGGAGTTCCTTGAAGCTGTTGAGAAATTTCTATCATGA